One genomic window of Canis aureus isolate CA01 chromosome 15, VMU_Caureus_v.1.0, whole genome shotgun sequence includes the following:
- the TAS2R38 gene encoding taste receptor type 2 member 38, producing the protein MLALTPVITVSYEVKSAFMFLSVLELAVGILTNAFIFLVNFWDVVRRQPLSNCDLILLSLSLTRLFLHGLLFLDAIQLTYFQRMKDPLSLSYQTIIMLWMITNQAGLWLTTCLSLFYCSKIVRFSHTLLLCLANWVSRKAPQMLLGAMLFSSACTLLCLGDFFSRSGFAFTTVLLMNNTEFNSQIVKLNFYYSSIFCTLGSIPPFMFFLVSSGVLIISLGRHMRTMKANTKDSGDPSLEAHIKALISLISFLCLYVVSFCVALISVPLTMVWHNKIGVMICVGILAACPSIHAAILISGNAKLRRAVETILLWVQSSLKVRAGHRADLRTPDLC; encoded by the coding sequence ATGTTGGCTCTGACTCCTGTTATAACTGTGTCCTATGAAGTCAAGAGTGCATTTATGTTCCTTTCAGTACTGGAGCTCGCAGTGGGGATCCTGACCaatgccttcattttcttggtgaATTTTTGGGATGTGGTGAGGAGGCAGCCACTGAGCAACTGCGATCTTATCCTTCTGAGTCTCAGCCTCACTCGACTTTTCCTGCATGGGCTGCTGTTTCTGGATGCCATCCAGCTTACATACTTCCAGCGGATGAAAGACCCACTGAGCCTCAGCTACCAGACCATCATCATGCTCTGGATGATCACAAACCAAGCTGGGCTCTGGCTCACCACCTGTCTCAGTCTTTTCTACTGCTCCAAGATTGTCCGTTTCTCTCATACCCTCCTTCTCTGCTTGGCAaactgggtctccaggaaggcACCCCAGATGCTCCTGGGTGCCATGCTTTTCTCTTCTGCCTGCACTCTCCTCTGTTTGGGGGACTTTTTTAGTAGATCTGGCTTTGCATTCACAACTGTGCTACTCATGAATAATACAGAATTTAATTCACAAATTGTAAAACTCAATTTCTATTATTCCTCCATCTTCTGTACCCTGGGGTCAATCCCTCCTTTCAtgttttttctggtttcttctggGGTGCTGATTATCTCTCTGGGAAGGCACATGAGAACAATGAAGGCCAACACCAAAGACTCCGGTGACCCCAGCCTGGAGGCCCATATCAAAGCACTCATATCTCtcatctcctttctctgcctctatgtggTGTCATTCTGTGTTGCCCTTATCTCAGTGCCTTTAACCATGGTGTGGCACAACAAGATCGGGGTAATGATCTGTGTAGGGATCCTAGCAGCTTGTCCCTCTATACATGCAGCTATCCTGATCTCAGGCAATGCCAAGCTGAGGAGAGCTGTGGAGACCATTCTACTCTGGGTTCAGAGCAGCCTTAAGGTAAGGGCAGGCCACAGGGCagatctcaggactccagatCTATGTTGA